The window TCGGGGCAGGCAGCCGCCGTCAGGCCTGGCGAACGAAGGCGCTGCTGCTTTACAGAAACCTGCGGGTTCAGTGCTTACAGCTGGGAACACCAGATGTCCAGCCAGCGCGTGTGCCTACCGCTCCGGCGGCTTGCGATGACGAGGAGATTTATTTTCTCCGTACTGTAATTTCCCACGTGGGCCCTGTGGCAGAAGTGACGCCTCCACAGAGCACGGGGGGCTCAGGCCCCTCCGGACTCTCCCTGCAAGGAGCTTCCTTGATCAGCGCCTGAAGTTTCCCATAAAGCTGTGACGGGAAAGGGGCACTTAAAACCTCCCGTGAAACACGGGACGCCGcgaggctggggaaggggagggcggagggaagagggaggcaCCGCAGGCCCCGCCCCGCTGAGGCGCCGCAGCCATGGCGGCGCCCCACCGCCTCCCGGCCcgctggccccgccccgcgcgcagccaggccccgccccccgccaccgccTGCCGCCTGGACTGGCCCCTGGTGCTTGTGCGCAGGCGCATtggcagggggagggaggggcagggaggcCGCGCGCGGCTCTCGCGACAGCTGCCGCGCGGGGATCCGCGATGCCTTGTGGGAGCTCGGTCCTTTTTGGCTGCCCGGCCATCTTGGCGGCGCGTCTCCGGtgagcggggctgggctgggccgggccggggcgggggggcgcgggggccgcTGCCGGGTGCTAACCCCTCCCCGCGTTCACCCCTGTGTTCCAGTTACCGCTCGACCCGACGCGAGGCAGCGACATGGTGGCCGCGAAGAAGACGGTGAGTGGGAGCGGGCCGCGCCGGGCTCACGTGGCGGCGGCCCGGCCTCCGCCAGCGGCGGGCGCTGCGCCGAACGGGGGCGCGGGCGGGTCACGCTGCGGTGAGGCAGAGCGGACCCCGGCATGGTCTGGggcgggggtggcggggggccTTGGGCGCAGCCGGCGACGCCTGTCGCGGCCCTCGGAGCTCGGGCCATGCCCTCCTTGCCCGGGCTGCGGCCGCCTCCCACCAGCTTCTCAGTTCTCCGTTTGCTCCTCTGCGCTGTCCCGGGCTGCTTACAGGGCCCCTGTGCTagctggaggaagggggagCTGGTGCTGAGTTCCTAGTGCGGGTGGAGCTCAACTTTTGCATTTCTTGCCGTGTTCTTGCCTTTCTCTTAGAGCGACTCTGGCAAGTATGGGCTTATTAGGTGGTGGCAGTCATCCTTGCAAATGCATTTACCTGTTGTCATGAgcactctgctctcctgctggtGTCAGCTTATACTGCATGTGATTCCTTTTTTCTGCTAAGTGATGTAACACTATTAGTGTTCGTCCTGGGAAGAGACATACTGCAAACCTGGCTTAGATTTGCAAGGCAGAAGTCCACTCCTTGGACTTCACTAGCTGAGCTTTGCTAAAGGCCTGTCAAGTACACCCGGATGTTACTGATTAACATAGCAACAGTACTTTAAGATGTATTTTCCTATTGTAAGATACATGGGTAATAGGTGTATTTTTACAAGGTTGGAAAAACATAGTATCAGCAACCACCTTATCCACAAGCCTTTTCATAGTCATATGGTAGGCTGGCTTTTCTTGTCCCGTGTTGCAAATTATAGGGAAATTATTAAAAGATtgcttgtatttgtaatgtctctgttttcttatgttccgtgtcattttgcaaaatgtaGAGTAACATACAATAATGCTTTTCCAcatcttttccagaaaaagtcCTTAGAGTCCATAAACTCTAGGCTTCAGCTGGTTATGAAAAGTGGTAAATATGTGCTAGGATACAAACAGACTCTGAAAATGATTCGGCAGGGCAAAGCCAAGTTGGTCATCCTAGCCAACAACTGTCCTGCTTTGAGGTAAGCAGATGCAGGAACAAACAGTTCTCCTTAAAACTAAGACAGGTTCTTTGTACAAATACAGTGTGTACTTCATATTAATTGCTACAGGAAATTATTAATACAGAGTACTTTGCTGGCATATTCCAGAGTGTTATGAAATAAAAGTGATGGGTGGTTCGGTGTATAATGATTTCAGGTCTGGATGTGCTGAAACACTTCCCAatatttttctggctttctgATTCAAAGTTCACACTAGAGAAGATACTGGAAGCTTTCCACACTGTGATAGTGTTCGTTAAAAGTATAATGGGGGTgaattgctgtgttttttcaaaGTAGTGTATTGGAAAGTAATTTTACAGGTAGGAAAACTGGCAATTGacactgatttaaaatatttgaagcaCACAAAATTTGCTGTCCAAGTAAGTTATAAATTTAGGTTCCTGGCCAGTGAAATTGGTTTTTTTGAGAATGAAATCTTTACTAGCTTCCTGACATTTTCCTTGTTGAATTTCTGGGCCCTTGTAGTCATCAAGGGATGTTGACAGAGTCAAGAAACTGTAAATGCAGAAAACCAAAATTAGATGCTTGAGAAATGGCAGGACTGTTAGAGAAGGCAACATGTTAGTGGGGATCCCAGAAGTGCTTGAGGAACAGTATTGACCATTAGAATCTCCTGGTGGGAGTCAGAAGAGATGGGAATATagatttacctttttttttaaagaaaaatacacagtttcGTTCACAGCTAGTGGCAGCCAGATCTCTGTTCAGCATCTGGCCACTGGGTATTAGCATTAATAATGGTGGTTGTTTATGCACTTTGGCTTAGCTCCTACAACCTTTTGGAAGTCTGGAAGTCCTGAATCTCCTTCTTTCCTGTAGAAATGAGCATGTGTAGGAGCAACCTCAAGGATTTGCACTCCAAAAGGGGGTTTGCCATTACATACCTTCAGCATACTTCTGGATAAGGGTTCCTGAGCCACAACACAGCAGTGATGTTGTCTGGCAAGGAAcagatgtgtttttctgtgtggaaaggaaaactgtGTAAGGTTTAAGTGTGGTTGGAGGTAAAGCTGCTCCCGCTGTATTACAGTCAATCAGAATTGTTTGTCAGTACTGTAACACCTAGTttttgaatttcagaaaatCGGAGATCGAGTACTATGCCATGCTTGCCAAGACTGGTGTCCATCATTATAGTGGCAACAACATCGAATTGGGCACAGCATGCGGAAAATACTACAGAGTGTGCACACTGGCTATCATCGACCCAGGTGCGTCTCTCTTACAGTATAGTGACCAAATGAGTATGTATCAGTGGTTCCTCCGTTCACCTGTGAGTAGCAGCACTGAGCAAGTAATGTGCAGGGGTGATGACACATTTTGCTGTCCTTTTCCGTCAGGTTTAACTCttaattttagttttctctGACCAAGATCCTGTTCTTCTTTTGTGAGTCCTAGGTTCTTAGAACCTGGAATTACTGCTGCTTAGTTTGAACATAGCTCTTCACTGCTACACCCTGTGAGCCTGCGTTTTGTCTACCTGTCGGTCTGTAATGAGGTTTCAGTGGCTGGGAGGCAACTTTATGGTACATGTTTCTGAGCCCATCAGCTAGAATATGAGCTTGTGCAACATGCTGTTTACATCAACCTTGTTTGACTGTTTTTAATCTTAAGACAAAGGATCGCGAGTTGTTCTGCTTCCCTGAATGATACGTACAAAAATGACCTGTGTGCAAGTGGATACTAATCCAGGgttaaattatattaaacatttcatttaaaaactgtaagTCTGTATGTAATTAGTATGGTTTGGTAGCACTCTGTCCTAGAGAGTTGCTCAAGTTCATCGTGTAGACTGTTAATCAGGTGACTTCTCAACCTCTCTGAGAGTCTTCTAAGACAAGTATcaattttttgttctgtttgttgaCCAAAATGCATATACATGGATTTAATGATTTCTGTAATAACTTTCACCAAATGTTCCCCAAGTGATACAGGTTTGAATTCGCcgtttcttcagaaaactttaTTTAGCTTGCTTGTATTCAAATGCTCGCTGtaaacttaattttcaaaatgttaccCTTTAGGTTTgatttttggggaggggggaggaacGGCAAGTAAATCTTACCGCTTATGTAACGTAATGCGAATATTCTCGCTGTCCTGATATTTTTGTGATCAGGGGAGGCTAGACATTCGCTATATTAAAACAATGCATTGTGTCCTCCAGGACTAGATTGTTGCACTAGTACTGGCTTTGTAAATGCTAGTGACAGGTACATAATTATTGTAAAAATACTGTGTATGGATTAGCAAAATACagttagaagtattttttttatcaagCGATCaaaattacttgcttttttctgaACAGACTGTCTTTGTATTGCTTTtaagttgttttctgtttgtagaATCAGtgtgttggttgtttttttttttaaaaatctttttggcTTATTCCTGAAAACAGATCTTTCTGAGGGTCCTCTTGtaacaatatatttttgttttacaggtGACTCTGACATCATTAGAAGCATGCCAGAACAAACCAGTGAGAAGTAAATGCTGTAAAGGTGTTATCTACAATAAAACTGGTTACAGatctgttttaagaaaaatttgtATTATACCTTTGCTGGTTTTAGGGAACAAACTATATAAATGAAGATTCGttactgctgctgtgtttcctGTTCTGTTAGAAATAACCTTCGCAGGACAAAACTTGCTTGTTCCGTTCTCTAGAAGTCGTGAATCTTGAGAGGTAAGTAGAGGAAGGCTTGATCATGGCAAGAATGGTGCCAAATCCCAACAGGCTAGGGCTTCCTTAGCTTTTGGTTTTGGAGTGCTAATGGAAAAACAAGGCGTAATGTGAGGTACAGTAGGAAATTTGGGATGTTGGTGGGGGATCCCAGAGGGTTTActtacactaaaaaaaattcacatgaTTTTTACCAAGTCAGTCACAAAGTACTAATGCAAATTATCCCCTTTGTCTTTTCCTTCGAAGATAACGTCTGTCAAGTGGCAAATAGGATAGCTGCTAGACGTGATACATCATACTTTCAATAAGATATTAATTAACTTCTCaaagctgattttaaattagtcccttttttttagttttttgaaGATATTATGTTAGAGACATATGAGTGGGTGTTCTAAAGTTGCTATTGCTGAGGACATTGGTATCTTACAGATTTGTGCCTCTTCTGTGCGAGACCGTGACTGCAGGATATTCTTATTACTAGTGATTATTAATTGAGGTGCCAGTGCTTTGCTGACATGTGATAAAAGAAACACTTAATGAAAATCAGTATGTACCAGTGTCCTTGCAGAACTTGCATTCTGTTTGCCAAAGTGTGTCAAAGCACAAGGTACCTTTTAAAGCTTGCTGTTACATATCCATGCGTGCTCATTAGCTTATCTGAGATCACTTAATCTagttttgctgcagctgcttctgcttcgTGTATAGAATGGATGAAGTTGTGTATCTCCCATTTGGAGACAGTAAAGAGGCAAACCAATGTGTGTCAAAGCAAAGGAGCAAGTGCTGGTATCTCTACCTATTAAACCCCAGATTTCAATCAGTTCAAGAGAGAGTTTAGATACTGCTGTTAGTGTGAAAGTAAAGCTAGCAGCAGTGTGCTGTTGCTGCCAAGGGGAAGGAGCAGAACTTCGAGGCACTTCAGTTGGACAGAATGGCTGGAAGCAGtctgctgttttcatttgtgttctAGTGTTTGACAGACAGGCATGTGGCTAGTTGTATTGCCCAAACAATGTTTCCATAATTAAAATACTAGTTGTATTCAGGGAAGTTAGAGAATCACTGAATGCTGACCAAGGAACATTAGGGAGAAGTTACATGGTCTCGATGTGGTAAGAGAAATGTACTTGAAACTTCAGATTGTGATACCCTGATAATCCAGCAGACTTCCCACTTTGAACACTTACTTTCATCAGTTTCAACACAAACatataaatttgtatttttacttaCAAATGATTTCAGTAGTCTACTCTTGTTTGAGGAATATAAGTGAAACCTAATTGCTGTGAATGGTGTCCCACTTGTTCTGGTTTTATATATGGATGTATATGTAGAACTATATATATCCAAACAGATAGGGTGCTTAAAATACCAGCAGAGTGGGTGGAGGagggaaatacagaaaagcaagccAAATAAATGTAATACCCTAAAAGCACTTCAAAACATGGAGGtttcacttcaaaaaataacagcattttattattttgcatagCTTATTTCAGTTGTTTAGTTCTGCTTAATTAGAATTTTTGCTAGTTACTAAATcgttatatatataaaattttcaacatttcttaTCTGCAATCAATGCAAGACAGAACACATAGTAAAGATGCAAGGATCCAAAATATTCAACTTCAGACACAAGGATTTGTTATTTTACTTTGAACCAGTTTAAGAAAATAGCTCTGACAAGtttgtatgtataaatatacaGTGTAGTACACACTTCAAATTTTGCTCAGTATTTTAGCCTGTTTTCCAAGTCTTCCATTCTCTTAGTCATTTCTTCCAGTAGACAAAAGTTAAGGAAAGAGAGCTACTGATCGGATGCATTAATAGGAAAAGTGTCAGCTGCCTGATTGCTGTGCTCCACAAACCTGctcttgtttctcctctttgttACCCTCTTTGACTCCCAGTAGTTTCTGATACAACACTACTCTGTATTTTCTTGTCCTGCTTTGATGGGCAGAGTTAAGAAAGCTGTGTGAAGCCCCATTCATTAACAGGCACACCTAGACATGGAGTTCAGGCTGCAGCTTATTAAAAAGGCTGGTGGTTCTGAAAACTggctgttttcctctgtttcaaagggaagctgtttaaaaaatatttcacttaatCACATGGAAAAGTACATGCAAGCTAACAGTAGATTATAAAACTGTAGGGAGCTCCACAACTGCAGTAAGAATGTCTGCTCCTGATCTTGTATTCCTGCCCTGTGGTGGTGTAGCATAGGGTACTGTTTTTACAAAGCCAGTGGTTTGCGGACAGACTTGGAGTAGAGCACAAGAAGAAGCTCCATGGGATCTAGGGCTGGCTCCACTGAAAGTAAGAAGCTGTAGCAATGCAAAGCAGTGTAAAGCAGCACTTTCCTGGTAAGCACCTCCAGCTGACAGGAATGCTGTgtctgctgcaggaggaggttgGATTGGTATTGTTTACCTGACCACCTCTCTCCAAAAGCCATGGTaaggctggagctgggggaagctgagaggaagagaggacCTAGCATTAAGAGAGAACTGAAGGCACAGAGGCCCACCTTAAAAGGACCAAGTTGCTGCACCCtactttttgcttgtttgtctAGTGTCTTGATTTCAACATTTTAAGGCCTTACGTAAGGGAGAACTGGGCATATAAAAGTGGGATCTTCAACACGGGGCTATTAGAAATCGGTTAGGGTATGCAGGCAAATTGAATTCAGCCTCTTGAGTTTGGCCAGAACAGCCGTGCGcttgcccccctgccccatgttGCATTGACAGCAGGAGAATCTATCCTGTTGCTAGTAGGGAGCAAGAGTGGGAGTCCTGCTTCTGTGGGGACTAGCCTGCCCATACGTTGGGTTTATGTTTGATAATTCCTCAACCGTCTGTCATACAGAAGGGATTACTATAGGCATGCTAGCATCAATTTACCTGCTTCCTATGCACCATCAATGTTTCTCAAGTGTTTACAGAGGCAAAGTTCAAGCAGTGGAAACTGCATTCTACTGatagaaaatgttaaatgtaGCTGGATACAAATCATCAACAGTTTGGATTCGTCCCTCTAAATCTGTATTCTGTAATTGGAGCTAGTTTTGCAGCCAGttctccctctgccccctctCCCCAGATACCTGGGATGGGGACTGGCCAGCACAGCCTTCTACAGTTATCAAGGACTACTGTATCACTCAGTATCTGAACCACTTTTGAGGTAAGGCAGAGAAACGAGGTTTGTAATGGAGAGGAAACTGGATAGATCTTACTCTGCTCAAAGCAGTGGTTGCACAGTGCTCTGGCAAAGTGCTTGGCACTGTTCCTATCAAAATGCATAATTTCTGGCTCAGTGTCAGCAGCTTTTCCATCACCTTGAGTCCTTCTCAGACTCTAAAAATCACAGGGACAGCGTGTGTCTGGATAACACTCTTAAAGATATGGGAAATGACCTAGAGATCTTTCTCTGAAGTAATTTGGAGACTTTGGAGAAGCCCCTTCAGCAAAGTATAAATGTTGAGCATTTGAAGCACCTATAAATAACCTTATGTGATGGCTTTCGCCCCCTTCATATATAAAGTAATTCTGCTTTGcatggaataatttaaaataaatgaagtgatCAGAACATGATTCCTTGAGCTATCTGCTGGAGAACTCACTTTGGAAGGTGAGAGAGAGTGAGGCTGGCTGCTGCAGTTACACAAAATAGCTGGAGGTAAGGCCTGAACTGGTAGGCAATATCTTGCATCAGGTTAACAGCCCTCCCTGGTCTTGCCTGCTGCCATGACCACTGAGGGCTCTGTCAGCCTGACTCTGGACAGACTGTTACCTCCACAGGTTCCCCAGTCTGAAGCTGTTCTTGTCTAGGAAGCAGTGTTGTGAGCGGTGCAGAAAATAAGTGCTTATTCATCTTGCACACAGAAAACTTAAATAGAAGGCGTGATGTCTTCTTACTATTTATTTGATTAGGCAGAAGCAGCTTTCatgaagaaaacacaggaatttGCTGCATAAATACTGCATGATGCAAAATATTGCAGAAAGTTGTATTGCTGATTGGCTGCTGTTGTCTCCTGAGACATCTGGTGGCCGTTACAGATACTGTACGGGCTGCTGGACTACAGCTCCCTTGAAAAGACAGACTAacttgagaggggaaaaaagctattGATCTGCATATTTGTTTATGCAAAATTAGCCAGACCTCAGTCCTCTGAATTCCTCTTCATTTGGAGTATTATTTTAAGTGACTCGCTGCATCTGGTGCTTCACCAGGCAGTTCAGAAGTGAAACATCTCCTGTATTCTGACTCCTGTAGCTATTGCAATACCATCTGAAGAAATACCCAAAGCAATGAATGTGTCTTGAATTTGAACAGTCATTTCTTTGCTGTCCCTGAAGGTGTTTACTGTTCAGGATTATTAAAAGTTAAGattgttattaatattttggtCCCTCCTATGAAGGAGAGGCAGATTTCATGTCTTAAAAGCCTTGCTTCTTAGAGATTAACATTATCTATTCAGTAGTTTAGCTTTTCATTACAGTAGATTGATTTCAGCTATGGAGACAGCTTAGACTTGATGCATTATCATCTCTTTTAACCTGCCCCCCCTTGCCTTACATGTAAGAAACAATTATTCTGAAAGGATATATCGCTGGGTGAGTTTTCTTACTTCATTGGTTGCATAGT of the Nyctibius grandis isolate bNycGra1 chromosome 3, bNycGra1.pri, whole genome shotgun sequence genome contains:
- the RPL30 gene encoding large ribosomal subunit protein eL30, whose protein sequence is MVAAKKTKKSLESINSRLQLVMKSGKYVLGYKQTLKMIRQGKAKLVILANNCPALRKSEIEYYAMLAKTGVHHYSGNNIELGTACGKYYRVCTLAIIDPGDSDIIRSMPEQTSEK